Proteins found in one Ischnura elegans chromosome 11, ioIscEleg1.1, whole genome shotgun sequence genomic segment:
- the LOC124167819 gene encoding uncharacterized protein LOC124167819 isoform X2: MEEKSRQVNRCLREPILLYESTSQDLPAHLKRMLVALNDIELTQSDRLVILAYILMVEAGFLPVHAANHFDSVNKCSTFNITHLQSAEMMPNGWKKSEGVYSMNFVLPVLPDHALSLIAQTAGNIVVFSEGSREC, from the exons ATGGAAGAGAAGAGTAGACAAGTGAACCG GTGCCTGCGGGAACCAATTCTTTTGTATGAATCAACTTCGCAAGATTTGCCTGCTCATTTAAAGCGTATGTTAGTGGCATTAAATGACATTGAACTTACCCAGTCTGATCGCTTAGTGATTTTGGCATATATATTGATGGTGGAAGCAGGGTTTTTGCCAGTTCATGCAGCCAATCACTTTGACTCTGTCAATAAGTGTAGTACCTTTAATATTACCCACTTGCAGTCGGCGGAGATGATGCCAAATGGTTGGAAAAAATCTGAGGGTGTGTACAGTATGAATTTTGTTTTGCCAGTCCTGCCGGACCACGCCTTGAGTTTGATTGCACAAACAGCAGGGAATATAGTAGTGTTCAGTG